One Thauera sp. K11 DNA window includes the following coding sequences:
- the gmhB gene encoding D-glycero-beta-D-manno-heptose 1,7-bisphosphate 7-phosphatase → MPTKKLIILDRDGVINVDSEQFIKSPDEWKPIPGSLEAIARLNQWGWRVVVASNQSGVGRGLFGMDMLNAINEKMVKSLAQVGGRLDAIFFCPHAADSTCDCRKPKPGLMRQIAERFNVDLAGVPCVGDSLRDLQAGMATGCTPYLVLTGKGAKTRDDPELPEGTLVYDDLAAVVADLTA, encoded by the coding sequence ATGCCGACGAAGAAGCTCATCATTCTCGACCGCGACGGTGTGATCAACGTCGATTCCGAGCAGTTCATCAAGTCGCCGGACGAATGGAAGCCGATCCCCGGTTCGCTCGAGGCCATCGCGCGCCTCAACCAGTGGGGCTGGCGCGTGGTGGTGGCGTCCAACCAGTCCGGCGTCGGCCGCGGCCTGTTCGGCATGGACATGCTGAACGCGATCAACGAGAAGATGGTGAAGAGCCTGGCCCAGGTCGGCGGCCGGCTCGATGCGATCTTCTTCTGCCCGCATGCGGCCGATTCGACCTGCGATTGCCGCAAACCCAAGCCGGGCCTGATGCGCCAGATCGCCGAGCGATTCAACGTCGACCTGGCCGGCGTGCCGTGCGTGGGCGACAGCCTGCGCGACCTGCAGGCCGGCATGGCGACGGGCTGCACACCCTACCTGGTGCTGACGGGCAAGGGCGCGAAGACGCGCGACGATCCGGAATTGCCCGAGGGCACGCTCGTCTACGACGACCTCGCCGCGGTGGTGGCCGATCTCACCGCCTGA
- a CDS encoding lysophospholipid acyltransferase family protein, with the protein MHLIRSVLFAVVLACITVPYAAVAVLIFWLPPMMRHRIITSWVPVMMWVIRHVLGIRYRVIGAGNIPAGPAVVLSKHQSAWETIALQQIFPPLCYVLKRELLRVPFFGWALAQIPGIAIDRSAGKDALAQVVEQGRARLKEGLWVVVFPEGTRVAPGTTRRYKPGGAFLAKRAGVPVVPVAHNAGEFWRRNAFLKRPGEIVVSIGPVIQVKGLKVEEINRRSEAWIEGEMRRLFPHHYTNGPGGAAAEEEAEPGED; encoded by the coding sequence GTGCACCTGATCCGTTCCGTCCTGTTCGCCGTGGTCCTCGCCTGCATCACCGTGCCCTACGCGGCAGTGGCGGTGCTGATCTTCTGGCTGCCGCCGATGATGCGCCACCGCATCATCACCTCCTGGGTGCCGGTCATGATGTGGGTGATCCGCCATGTGCTGGGCATCCGCTACCGCGTGATCGGCGCCGGCAACATTCCGGCCGGCCCGGCGGTCGTGCTGTCCAAGCACCAGTCGGCGTGGGAGACGATCGCGCTGCAGCAGATCTTTCCGCCGCTGTGCTACGTGCTCAAGCGCGAACTGTTGCGGGTGCCCTTCTTCGGCTGGGCACTGGCGCAGATCCCGGGGATCGCCATCGACCGCAGCGCGGGCAAGGATGCGCTGGCGCAGGTCGTCGAGCAGGGGCGCGCGCGCCTGAAGGAGGGCCTGTGGGTGGTGGTGTTCCCGGAAGGGACGCGCGTGGCGCCGGGTACGACCCGGCGCTACAAGCCGGGCGGCGCCTTCCTCGCCAAGCGTGCCGGCGTGCCGGTGGTGCCGGTGGCGCACAATGCGGGCGAATTCTGGCGCCGCAATGCGTTCCTGAAGCGGCCGGGCGAGATCGTCGTCAGCATCGGCCCGGTGATCCAGGTGAAGGGGCTGAAGGTGGAGGAGATCAACCGCCGTTCCGAAGCCTGGATCGAAGGCGAGATGCGCCGCCTGTTCCCGCACCATTACACGAACGGGCCCGGCGGCGCGGCGGCGGAGGAAGAAGCCGAACCCGGCGAGGACTGA
- a CDS encoding phasin family protein, translated as MSNFATPEQFAAANKANIETLLTLANSAFASAERLAALNLNTARSILEDGVANTKALLAAKDVQELLSLQASLAQPVVEKAVAYARSVYEITSQSQEELSKLFEAQVAELNKGVATALDKAAKSAPAGSDVAVAAVKSAIAAANSAYDSMSKAAKQVAEIAEANVAAATNATVKAVSTAAKAPKKAA; from the coding sequence ATGAGCAACTTCGCGACCCCCGAGCAATTCGCCGCCGCCAACAAGGCCAACATCGAAACCCTGCTGACCCTGGCCAACTCGGCCTTCGCCAGCGCCGAGCGCCTGGCCGCCCTGAACCTGAACACCGCCCGTTCGATCCTGGAAGACGGCGTGGCCAACACCAAGGCCCTGCTGGCCGCCAAGGACGTGCAGGAGCTGCTGAGCCTGCAAGCCTCGCTGGCCCAGCCGGTCGTCGAGAAGGCCGTCGCCTACGCCCGCAGCGTGTATGAGATCACCTCGCAGAGCCAGGAAGAGCTGTCGAAGCTGTTCGAAGCCCAGGTCGCCGAGCTGAACAAGGGTGTCGCCACCGCGCTGGACAAGGCTGCCAAGTCCGCCCCGGCCGGTTCCGACGTTGCCGTCGCCGCCGTCAAGTCGGCCATCGCCGCCGCCAACAGCGCCTACGACAGCATGAGCAAGGCCGCCAAGCAGGTCGCCGAGATCGCCGAAGCCAACGTGGCCGCCGCGACCAACGCCACCGTCAAGGCCGTCAGCACCGCTGCCAAGGCGCCGAAGAAGGCTGCGTAA
- a CDS encoding enoyl-CoA hydratase, protein MTYELIIAETRGRVGLITLNRPKALNALNDQVVNEIGTALDGFEADDGIGAIVITGSEKAFAAGADIGAMASFSYMDAYKNEYITRNWERVKTCRKPVIAAVAGFALGGGNELAMMCDIIIAADTARFGQPEVKLGTLPGAGGTQRLPRAVGKAKAMELCLTGRMMDAAEAERAGLVARVVPADTLLEEALATAGTIAGYSLPIVMMIKESINRAFEGGLNEGLLFERRVFHASFATNDQKEGMAAFVEKRKPDFRHD, encoded by the coding sequence ATGACCTACGAACTCATCATCGCCGAAACCCGCGGCCGGGTCGGCCTCATCACGCTGAACCGGCCGAAGGCGCTCAACGCGCTCAACGACCAGGTCGTCAATGAGATCGGCACCGCGCTGGACGGCTTCGAGGCCGACGACGGCATCGGCGCGATCGTCATCACCGGCTCGGAGAAGGCTTTCGCCGCAGGCGCCGACATCGGCGCGATGGCCTCGTTCTCGTACATGGACGCCTACAAGAACGAGTACATCACGCGCAACTGGGAACGCGTGAAGACCTGCCGCAAGCCCGTCATCGCCGCGGTCGCCGGTTTCGCGCTGGGCGGCGGCAACGAACTGGCCATGATGTGCGACATCATCATCGCCGCCGACACGGCCAGGTTCGGCCAGCCCGAAGTCAAGCTCGGCACCCTGCCCGGCGCCGGCGGCACGCAGCGCCTGCCGCGCGCCGTCGGCAAGGCCAAGGCGATGGAACTGTGCCTCACCGGCCGCATGATGGACGCCGCCGAGGCCGAACGCGCCGGCCTGGTCGCGCGCGTGGTGCCGGCCGACACGCTGCTCGAGGAAGCGCTGGCCACCGCCGGGACGATCGCCGGCTACTCCCTGCCCATCGTCATGATGATCAAGGAATCGATCAACCGCGCCTTCGAGGGCGGCCTCAACGAAGGCTTGCTGTTCGAACGCCGCGTGTTCCACGCCTCGTTCGCGACCAACGACCAGAAGGAAGGCATGGCCGCCTTCGTCGAGAAGCGCAAGCCCGACTTCCGCCACGACTGA
- the lptA gene encoding lipopolysaccharide transport periplasmic protein LptA — MKSSLASRLAASSLALLAFAAAPAVAERADRSKPVDIEADRMSVDDRNKVHVFEGSVVLTQGTLIIKGDKLVVTQGADGFQKGVATTSGNRLATFRQKREASNEYVDGEAERIEYDSRTEQAKLFRRARVTSGGDEVRGNYIEYDAASENYLATNAPGSAPAPGSDGRVRAVIQPKGDNKPEGSR; from the coding sequence ATGAAATCCTCCCTCGCCTCGCGCCTCGCCGCCTCGAGCCTCGCACTGCTGGCGTTCGCCGCCGCCCCCGCCGTCGCCGAACGCGCCGACCGCAGCAAGCCGGTCGACATCGAAGCCGACCGCATGTCGGTCGACGACCGCAACAAGGTCCACGTATTCGAGGGTTCGGTGGTGCTGACCCAGGGCACGCTGATCATCAAGGGCGACAAGCTGGTCGTCACCCAGGGGGCGGACGGTTTCCAGAAGGGCGTCGCCACCACCTCGGGCAATCGGCTCGCCACCTTCAGGCAAAAGCGCGAGGCCAGCAACGAATACGTCGATGGCGAAGCCGAGCGCATCGAGTACGACAGCCGCACCGAGCAGGCGAAGCTGTTCCGGCGCGCGCGCGTCACCAGCGGCGGCGACGAGGTGCGGGGAAACTACATCGAATACGACGCGGCGAGCGAGAACTACCTCGCCACCAATGCGCCGGGTTCGGCGCCCGCGCCGGGCAGCGACGGACGCGTGCGCGCCGTCATCCAGCCCAAGGGCGACAACAAGCCCGAAGGCAGCCGATAG
- the lptC gene encoding LPS export ABC transporter periplasmic protein LptC, with amino-acid sequence MQTAYRLYPLVALTVIAGASLWLDRITRVEEAPGQIEPQTGPDFAASNTRIVGYAHDGSQRYELLAERLEHFPADDTTRLTQPRLTVFRPGTEFHVTAANGKVSPGGEQIDLSGDVRARRSRSADAPELVLASETLTVWPDPQSARTDQPVRLTQGQTIADALGLEADNLFGTLNLTGQVKVHMPRRQDRSS; translated from the coding sequence GTGCAGACCGCCTACCGGCTCTATCCGCTCGTCGCGCTGACCGTGATCGCCGGCGCCTCGCTGTGGCTCGACCGCATCACCCGCGTCGAGGAAGCGCCCGGCCAGATCGAACCTCAGACAGGTCCCGATTTCGCCGCGAGCAACACGCGCATCGTCGGCTACGCGCACGACGGCAGCCAGCGCTACGAACTGCTCGCCGAACGCCTCGAGCACTTCCCGGCGGACGACACCACCCGCCTCACCCAGCCGCGCCTGACCGTCTTCCGGCCCGGCACCGAATTCCACGTGACCGCCGCAAACGGCAAGGTCTCGCCCGGCGGCGAGCAGATCGACCTGTCGGGCGACGTGCGTGCCCGCCGCAGCCGCTCGGCGGACGCCCCCGAACTCGTGCTGGCGTCCGAGACCCTGACCGTGTGGCCCGACCCGCAGAGCGCCCGCACCGACCAGCCGGTCCGGCTCACCCAGGGCCAGACCATCGCCGACGCGCTCGGCCTCGAGGCCGACAACCTCTTTGGCACACTGAACCTGACGGGCCAGGTCAAGGTACACATGCCCCGTCGCCAGGATCGATCCTCATGA
- a CDS encoding KpsF/GutQ family sugar-phosphate isomerase produces the protein MAPIQPAQDSRAIELARRVLHIEAAAVSALADRVGSEFAQAVDLIRKRNGRVIVTGIGKSGHIARKLAATLASTGTPAYFVHAAEAAHGDLGMITPEDVVIALSNSGSSEEVLTIVPLVKRQGARLISMTGNPDSQLAREADVHLDAAVSEEACPLNLAPTASTTAALALGDALAVALLDARGFGTEDFARSHPGGALGRRLLTHVGDVMRDKASVPAIAPDAPLTQALLAMTTGGMGMTAIVDAAGHPVGIFTDGDLRRALEKGCDVRSTRLSAVMTASPRTIGPDALAIDAVEMMERLRISQLLVVDTAGVLVGALTTHDLMLAKVI, from the coding sequence ATGGCCCCAATCCAACCCGCCCAGGACAGCCGCGCGATCGAACTCGCGCGCCGCGTGCTCCACATCGAGGCTGCCGCGGTGTCGGCGCTGGCCGATCGCGTGGGCAGTGAATTCGCCCAGGCCGTCGACCTGATCCGCAAGCGCAACGGCCGCGTCATCGTCACCGGCATCGGCAAGTCCGGCCACATCGCACGCAAGCTCGCGGCAACGCTGGCCAGCACCGGCACACCGGCCTACTTCGTGCATGCCGCCGAGGCGGCGCATGGCGACCTCGGCATGATCACGCCGGAAGACGTGGTGATCGCGCTGTCGAACTCGGGGTCGAGCGAGGAAGTGCTCACCATCGTGCCGCTGGTCAAGCGCCAGGGCGCGCGCCTGATCTCGATGACGGGCAATCCGGACTCGCAACTCGCGCGCGAGGCCGACGTGCACCTGGATGCCGCCGTCAGCGAGGAAGCCTGTCCGCTCAACCTCGCGCCGACCGCCAGCACCACCGCCGCACTGGCGCTGGGGGACGCGCTGGCCGTCGCGCTGCTCGATGCGCGCGGATTCGGCACGGAGGATTTCGCCCGCTCGCATCCCGGCGGCGCCCTCGGCCGCCGGCTGCTGACCCATGTCGGCGACGTCATGCGCGACAAGGCGAGCGTCCCCGCCATCGCCCCCGACGCGCCGCTCACCCAGGCGCTGCTGGCGATGACCACCGGCGGCATGGGCATGACCGCGATCGTCGACGCCGCCGGGCACCCCGTCGGCATTTTCACTGACGGCGACCTGCGCCGCGCGCTGGAGAAGGGCTGCGACGTGCGCAGCACCAGGCTGTCCGCGGTGATGACCGCCTCTCCCCGCACCATCGGTCCCGACGCACTGGCGATCGACGCGGTGGAGATGATGGAGCGGCTGCGCATCAGCCAGTTGCTGGTGGTCGACACGGCCGGCGTGCTGGTCGGCGCGCTGACCACCCACGACCTCATGCTGGCCAAGGTGATCTGA